The genomic stretch GTCAGGTGGCCTGCTGATAACAAAAATGAGGACAGTGCCATCACTTATTCTTCAGGTTTTCGCAGAccttgtttaaataaaaataagcaaCGCTGGAGTAATGTAGGTCAAAGGTAAACTGAAGCTGTGTAGCTAATTGCTTTGCTGATAAATGTCCCCTCAATTGCATAGAAATGAACACAAtgatttacaaaagaaaacatacattAGATCACTATGAATTAACCGATAGGCTAACTCAGGGTGATTTTCAGTTAGCAAAAGTTAGCCCAGTAAAAAAAGAAGTATTGGTTTCGCTTTAACCTTATATAACAGTCAGCTACATCTCTCTATATAATGTTCACCGAGTAATATCTAACTATTTGCCACATAATCTAAATTATTCTCACAATTATTCTCACCTAGAATTCTCTAGCAGACATGACATCAGTGGCTGCACACCCTTTTCTCACTTTCAGAAAGTATGTTctacagtttttctttctttcttactgAAACCAGAGGTATTATCGTCCCATTAaatcttttaaatgcaaaaattcacTAGATGGAAAGTGTATTTGAAGTTAACCCCTTTGGGTTTGGTAGGAATAAGCAAAGACTATTTTAACAACGATTTTATATTTTCCTTGTCTCTTTGTATTCTTGTAGAACATActttttgttaaaatgattaGGATTACTAAACAAGTTGCTACCCACTGTATactgttaaaaaatatgtattttgatAGCCAAATAATccttttagtcatttttaaaagtaagAATGCCAAGCAtttgctggctccagcttctcAGATCTgatgatttgatgtttttctttgtctcacaTGATACTAatctaaatatctttgggttttggatggTTGGTCAGACcaaacaagacatctgaagcTGTCAACTTAGGCTGTGGGAGCTGTCATTTGTCATAATTCTCTGgtattttattgacaaaaggAATATTGATGAATCAAGAATGTAATCACCAGATGAGTCTCTAATGAAAATGACTATTTTGTGGGTCCATATATGTAAATACTTAAAAGTTAATTGATACCCAAAGGAGAAACTTCTTTGGGGCCCAGAGTTGGTTCAAAGTGCAGAGTACAGTATTATTAGTATATTATTAACTGCTAAGTGCGAGTGTGAATGCCTTCCTTCTCTTGCAGGTATTTCGTCAAAGTGTCCTGGGGGTGGACGTTGCTCCTGCTGacacccttcctcctcctctccaacTCCACCTTCAACAGAAGTGTTTACTTCCTCGGCCGACGCCTGCTGTCTCTGGTGGTGGCAACAGCCGTCTGGTACATCTGCACTGAGACCTTCTTCTACATCGAGGATGTGACCGGCTCCTGTTATGAAACTGACACCATGGATGTTATCAGCAAGGAGTTCACGTCCAAAGTCAGCTGCAGGCGGGCCGGCTTCCACTGGCACGGGTATGACATCTCAGGACACTCCTTCATCCTGGCCTACTCTGCTCTCTTCATCATAGAGGAAACGGCTCCTATGGCCTCACTGAAGAcagcagctctctcttcactgcCCAGGATGGTCCTAAACCTGCTGTACGTGGCCTTGAATCTGATACTGATCATTTGGATGTGGATGTTTGCCTGCACCTCAGTTTACTTCCATGATATGTCTCACAAGTTGCTAGGGACCGCATGTGCTTTCTTGGGGTGGCATCTGACATATCGAGTTTGGTATCTAAAACCTTTGTCACCGGGTCTCCCTCCTCAGCGTCACCCAAAAGAACAGAAACAGCACGCTTAAGCTGCAGTCATACTTTCCTGTACAGCCATCCAACAAACAACACACTACAGTTGATGTTATCTGTCTTCAGGTCCAAGCAGCCCACGCTATTTTAAGTTATTCCCTCCTCACTGAAAGGTCGTTTTGTACAGGATGACTGACTTGCAGTTCCTCCATGGTGTTTGGCAGCTGCTGTTCCCAAAATGACTCTTGGTAATCTGAGATAAAAGCAAgatgctgctctgctgcacagCTTCAGCCTCTCACCTCCAGCCTCTGTGGCTCCCTTGCTGCACCGTTGTCTCCCCCGTTTGCTGCCTTATTGTGCTTTACTAAGAGAAATCAGTTTTTAGACAAATGAATGGGAACACTTGAGAATGTTTACAGCTCCTCCAGTTGTATAGCACAGatgatgtgtatttttgtagACCAATGTACAGTAGCTACTCATTGTTTTTATAGGGAACTACCTACAGAACAAAGTCCGAGCAGACACTGTAACTACACCGGGCCcgcatttcatttaaatgagctgtCCATTTTTTATCACATGTTGTTTggagtttgtttgtctgtgtgtcaacACTATATGTAAAGGCTGCTCAGAGGATGTAGGACTTGAATAGCAgatgtaattaaattaattttaatgtgtGATCATATTTAAACTGTAGTTGTAAGCCAAATTACTTGCCTCGAGGTGCAGATTATGATTATCATTAGTATTATTctttaaaaggttttaaaagttAAGGCTggaaataatgacaataacttCTATTGCTGATTATTCTGCAGATTATTTTGAACTGTGACTAAAACAATATATATCTGGATATTtagaaatcttctcaaaagcacttcatacaTGCTCAGACTGGATGATAAAATTAATTATCaggatatttttgaccaaatatctCTATCAATATTGCGTCAATATTGTAGAGACGAATATTGGTGCTTTCAAAAACTATTAACACAGTGGGAtttacaagtacaagtaaaatgATCTGGTAAGTTTATAAATCACTTTaatgtaatgcagcctttaaaaccaggaaaagaaaacacttatgacatatcatgatataacaatatcTAAAATCTAAGATGTATAGTCTCATATCAGgataacgatataatatcgATGTATTGCCCAGTCTTATCAGTGACAGGGGTCCATCACCGGTCCTAATGcccaaggtgatgtcttcagatgtcttgttttgtccaatcaGTAGTCCAGAGCtaaaagacatttaatttaCTTCCACATAGGACAATGAAAAGTACCAGATCTTGATGATTAAAAGGCTGAAACTGGAggctttttgtgcctaaaaacaattaataatttatcaaaatagttgcagtaATTTTTCAGTtgatgaaatgattaatcaactaattgtgTCAGTTGTAATTGTATTTGCTGTCAACAACttgaaatgacaaaaactgAATTTAACCCGTGAACAAGTATTTTCAGATACAGCCAAAGCATGATTAATCTCATTCCTTTGTGCCATAACGCTCTATTATTGTCCAAAAACAGGCTGTAGTTTATTTTCACTCCCACATCAAAAGTCCTGCTGCCAtaaatactcactagagcaccaaatgtgtatcaGTCCACGTCTGAAAATAGTCCCGTTCAAATTGTATTTACCCCCATGTGAGTGACGTCTTAtgaaaactacagtgcccagcttGTTTTGGAAATTACTTCTGTTTTAACTGACTTGAGTTTGTATTTGTTACCTGTTAGTTCTCACTAGGAACCAATAGACTGAGTGCTACAGATATTGGTAGGTAAGCTGttaagtatttaaaaatgtgtggtTTTTTAagtgggatttgttgacaatgacaataaaaaagaataacaaCAGCCTC from Pagrus major chromosome 7, Pma_NU_1.0 encodes the following:
- the fitm2 gene encoding acyl-coenzyme A diphosphatase FITM2; the protein is MAAVDVIVDNLVTLWRIPAVRQNLHWMFLLISVVGSILKELELIPQTYFSSSKNVLNVYFVKVSWGWTLLLLTPFLLLSNSTFNRSVYFLGRRLLSLVVATAVWYICTETFFYIEDVTGSCYETDTMDVISKEFTSKVSCRRAGFHWHGYDISGHSFILAYSALFIIEETAPMASLKTAALSSLPRMVLNLLYVALNLILIIWMWMFACTSVYFHDMSHKLLGTACAFLGWHLTYRVWYLKPLSPGLPPQRHPKEQKQHA